From a region of the Mucilaginibacter auburnensis genome:
- a CDS encoding ExbD/TolR family protein, whose product MAELDTSGGGKGDKKVRSKKQSTRVDLTAMVDLAFLLITFFILTTTLQKPKAMDLVMPDKDEKNNNQLPVPESRTMTILLGSNNKLEWYMGQPSNPLTAPVVEGYGKNGIRKALIDKAAEVKAASGGKEMIVLVKPSDKSTYENMVSIMDELNVVGNQSRAIVDITQAEIGLLQRDGIY is encoded by the coding sequence ATGGCAGAATTAGACACCTCCGGCGGGGGTAAAGGCGACAAGAAAGTTCGAAGTAAGAAGCAGTCAACCCGTGTGGACTTAACAGCCATGGTGGATTTGGCTTTCTTATTGATCACTTTCTTCATCCTTACCACTACCCTCCAAAAACCAAAGGCAATGGACCTGGTAATGCCGGATAAAGATGAAAAAAATAATAACCAGTTGCCGGTTCCTGAGTCTCGTACTATGACAATTTTGTTAGGTTCTAATAACAAATTAGAGTGGTATATGGGCCAGCCATCAAACCCGCTTACAGCTCCGGTTGTTGAGGGTTATGGTAAAAATGGTATCCGCAAAGCTTTGATTGATAAAGCTGCAGAAGTAAAGGCAGCGTCAGGCGGCAAAGAAATGATCGTGTTGGTAAAACCAAGCGACAAGTCAACTTATGAAAACATGGTAAGCATCATGGATGAGTTGAACGTGGTAGGTAACCAATCTCGTGCTATTGTAGATATAACTCAAGCTGAAATAGGATTACTTCAGCGCGACGGTATTTATTAA
- a CDS encoding biopolymer transporter ExbD, with translation MPRAKVKRKSTAIDMTAMCDVAFLLLTFFILSAKPKTQDPIQTTVPAATAEIALPESDFAMILVGQGKAFYSIAGPELKMETLKLMGEKYGQTFTQEELAAFANTESFGVPMNQLKQLLALPAAERSNVKQPGIPVDTTDNNELFNWVRQTRIADKAVANAELKVAIKGDSKEEYPTIAKIIKTLQKQQVNKFSLITSLKSAQK, from the coding sequence ATGCCTAGAGCAAAAGTAAAAAGAAAGAGTACGGCAATTGACATGACCGCAATGTGCGACGTGGCGTTCCTGCTGCTTACCTTCTTTATATTATCGGCCAAGCCTAAAACACAGGATCCTATTCAAACAACGGTTCCTGCTGCTACAGCTGAAATTGCATTGCCAGAAAGCGATTTTGCAATGATACTTGTTGGACAAGGCAAAGCTTTTTACAGTATTGCAGGCCCCGAGCTTAAAATGGAAACATTGAAGCTGATGGGAGAAAAATACGGTCAGACTTTTACACAGGAAGAACTGGCTGCATTTGCAAACACTGAAAGTTTTGGTGTTCCGATGAATCAGTTAAAACAATTGCTTGCTTTACCGGCTGCTGAGCGTTCAAACGTTAAACAACCTGGTATACCTGTTGATACTACAGACAATAATGAACTGTTCAACTGGGTACGTCAAACACGTATAGCTGATAAAGCAGTTGCAAACGCCGAATTGAAGGTGGCTATAAAAGGTGACAGTAAAGAAGAATACCCAACTATTGCCAAAATCATTAAAACGTTGCAAAAGCAACAGGTAAACAAATTCAGTTTAATTACATCGCTTAAATCAGCGCAAAAATAA
- a CDS encoding MotA/TolQ/ExbB proton channel family protein, with the protein MANAPTKPTTTVKQESSSKSGIFASLAIPICIAVAILIFIFILGDPSHYKGGDVDGEPTDIFGTVHSGGYLVPLGMSYILMVIVFSIERFIVIGKASGTGNVDAFVRRIQGFLNAGNIDAASAECDKQKGSVANVIKSGLKKYKEMEQDAHLDLDQKTLSIQKDIEEATALEMPMLEQNLTIIATLVSIGTLTGLLGTVIGMIKAFAELSGSATNTAKLSQAISEALVNTAMGITTSTVSIVMYNLFTSKIDGLTYAIDETGFSIVQTFAASHKAK; encoded by the coding sequence ATGGCAAACGCACCAACAAAACCAACTACTACTGTTAAACAAGAGAGCTCAAGCAAAAGCGGTATTTTTGCAAGCCTGGCTATTCCAATTTGTATTGCTGTAGCTATTTTAATCTTCATTTTTATATTAGGTGATCCAAGCCACTACAAAGGTGGTGACGTAGACGGTGAGCCAACAGACATCTTCGGAACAGTACACTCAGGTGGTTACCTTGTACCACTGGGTATGTCATACATTTTGATGGTTATCGTTTTCTCAATTGAAAGATTTATCGTAATTGGTAAAGCTTCTGGTACCGGTAACGTTGACGCTTTTGTTAGAAGAATTCAAGGTTTCCTTAATGCAGGTAACATTGATGCTGCTTCTGCAGAGTGCGATAAACAAAAAGGTTCTGTAGCTAACGTTATTAAATCTGGTTTGAAAAAATACAAAGAAATGGAGCAAGACGCTCATTTAGACTTAGACCAGAAAACTTTATCGATCCAAAAAGACATTGAAGAAGCAACAGCTTTGGAGATGCCAATGTTAGAGCAAAACTTAACTATCATTGCTACTTTGGTTTCTATCGGTACTTTAACAGGTCTATTAGGTACGGTAATCGGTATGATCAAGGCCTTCGCCGAGTTATCTGGTTCTGCAACTAATACTGCAAAATTATCACAAGCTATTTCTGAGGCACTTGTAAATACCGCTATGGGTATTACTACCTCAACTGTATCAATTGTTATGTACAACCTGTTCACTTCAAAAATCGACGGCTTAACTTACGCTATCGACGAAACCGGTTTCAGCATTGTACAAACATTTGCTGCATCTCACAAAGCAAAATAA